A window of Candidatus Nitrospira allomarina genomic DNA:
AGCCCTTATCCAGGCCGCTCAGAAGTTGGAACCGGATGTCATCGTTTTAGACATTTCCATGCCAAAATTGAATGGATTGGATGCCGCCCGTCAACTGAAGAAATTACTTCCATCGATCAAGCTGATTTTTCTGACCATGCATGCGGATCCTCTATATGCAAAGGAAGCCTTTCAAATCGGGGCCTCCGGCTTTCTCTTAAAACGTTCTGCGGCTTCAGAGTTGATGCAAGCTATCAATGCCGTAATGAAAGGCCAGTACTACGTGACCCCGGCCATTGCCAAGGATTTTCTGAGTACGTTCACTCAGGAAATGCCGGCTCCTCAAGATGAGGCAAGCTCTCTCACGCCTCGGCAGCGGGAAGTGCTGCAACTTATTGCCGAAGGCTACAGCACCAAAGAGATGGCGACAATTTTACACGTATCTCCCAAAACCATTGAATTTCATCGAGCCAAGATTTTTCGGGAATTAAACTGTCAAAGCACGGCGGAATTAACGAGATATGCCATTACCCATGGTCTCGTGTCTCCGGAATAGAAATTTGGGGAATCTCTAAACTAGGAAAATTTCTCTCGAAAACTAGGGATTTCCCTAGTGGTGGTTTGCCCGTCCTTGTTTATATTACTTACCCCATTCAGACGGGGAACAATTTTTTGAAGGGTCAAGTGCCGGTGCCGGTCTCACATCCTTCTTATCCAAGCTCATGTGCCGGGAAATCCTCAAGGGACCTTCCCCGTATTATGTTGGCAGATGATCATCCCATGGTCTTAGAGGGGGTGGCAAAGCTTGTAGAGGATTTTGGCGTGGTCGTGGGGAAAGTGGAAGATGGACGATTACTGATTGAAGTCGCTTCACATTTGAACCCGGATGTGGTGATCATGGATATTTCAATGCCGAGTTTAAATGGGCTGGAATCGGCACGCCATCTCCAAAAACTTGTTCCCCGTAGTAAAATCATTTTTCTGACGATGCATGCGGATCCCGCTTATATTACTGCGGCATTTGAGGCCGGAGCCTCCGGATATCTCATGAAACGGTCTGCCGGTTCAGAACTGCAGTTGGCGGTAAAGACGGTGTTGGCGGGCCGCCGGTATGTCACGCCTCTCGCCCTGCGGGGGGAGGTCTCGCTTAATGATTTCCTGGGAGGGGAAAAATCGTTGTTTAAGCTACTTATTCCTCGTCAGCGGGAAGTCTTGCAGTTGATCGCCGAAGGCCGTTCCACCAAAGCCATCGCTACCCTTCTCAATATTTCCACCAAAACGGTAGAATTTCATAAAGCCAAGGTCATGGAAACTTTAGGGATGCATACGATTCCAGAGTTAACCCAGTTTGCGGTTGCTCAAGGCCTGGTTGAGAAGTAGGCAATTCCGATCATCTCTCCGCACTTCATCCTAGGATTATTTCCCGAAAGGACTAGGGGTTTCCCTAGTTCTTTTTTTTAACGTCGATCGGTATTTTACACCCTCACTTTAGCCACAAATTCCCCCTTTACTTTGATGGTTTCATGGTTGAAACCCATGTGAAAGAGAGGCTCACGGATGAACCACCTTTTTTCATCTTCTCCGTCGGCGGAAAATCTGATGAATACCGCAGCCGTTCCTCTTCGACCCGGTCGTTTTGAGAAGGGTTTGGCTTTGCAATTTCTCTCCGGTCAATACAGCGGATGGCCGGTAGTCGATTCCACCAGAGAAATCCTGGGCGTCGTGACCGAACTTCGTCTGTTACAAGCCTGTTCCCGCGTGAATTCCCTGGATGAACTCATGGTCGAAGACACCATGTCTACGCCGGTATTTGTGTTTGAGCAGGATCCGCTCGATGTCGTGATGAAGTTGATGGTTCAAAGCCAGGTTTTGAGAATGCCGGTGGTTCGTGAGCGGCAGCTTGTCGGAGTCATTTCCCGGGGAGATGTCTTACGGTATAGCCTCCCGTTATCTTCGCCTGCCTCCCAATTCGTGTTTTCCTGTGGCTGGTGTGAACGGGTTTATGATCCCTCTGAGAGGCTGATCGGAACAGATGACTGGCAAACCTTGGATGCCTATTTATCAAGCCATCAACTCACATTTTCGGATATCGAGCCGGCGCAAACCTATTGCCCTTCCTGTCTGGAAATTCTTCAGGCGCTTCAAACCACATCGCATGGCAGCTCGCGTGCCGGGACCGTTGTCCATCAGGAGGTCCGTCCCTGTTTGTTGGTGGTCGATGATGATCCATCCATAGCCGGGTTGTTGGTTCAAGCCCTTCAGGAGTGGGGCTATGAGGTGCTTGTTGCGAGAAATGGGCGGGAGGGCCTTGATCTGTTGGGCGGCCGTTGCGTGGATGGAATTTTACTGGATATGCACATGCCCATCATGGATGGGCGTACCATGTTGGATGAACTACGGTGGTTGGGACATCAGATGCCGGTGCTCATGATGTCGGGAGCGTCAGAGACATCCTTGCTCCGGCGGATGTTGCAGGAAGGTGCTCAAGGATTTTTCCTGAAACCGTTTCATCTCGCTTCCGTCCAACAGGCCTGTCGCAAGATTTTTCAAAACGATGAGGATAAGGCAGAGGTCTCCTCTCGTTTCCATGTGGCTTGATTGAAAACAGGAATCCGGTTAGGGCTGATGGATTTTTATAGGGGGGAGCCATGAATGAACATAGGGCCGGTCGTATAAATGGAACCCTTGGTAACGGGAGGAGAGAAGTCTGCGCCCATCAACGCCTGGTAGACGAACCGGTCAATGAGAAAGGCGCGAAAACGGGGCACCTGGTTTGTCGGGAATGTGGTGAGGTCATCCATAATCCTGTGAAAGTCTGAATTCGATGGAGATGAATGCCATTCTCCGGGTCTTATTGAAAGAAGGTAAAAGGCCTGTGACGCTTCATGACGCTGATTGTGCCAGAGCAGAGTGCGTTGTGTGGCCGCGACAGACCACACGAGGGTTTGAACGATTTGTTATGTCTGTACCCATGAGTCTTCAATCCGGTTTGATCGTCGCAGAAAAGGGCGCGTCTCTATTCTGCTCATCTGTCTTGAGATGATGTCGAGGTATACTAATTTCAGGGCAATACAAGGCGGAGGTTGATTCAATGAAAGATATTTCATGCGAGTCCAACAAACAGGGAGAAATGCAAAGTCTGCCGGTTTCTGTCGATGTAACTCAGGATATGAGGCATGATGGTTCTTCCGATTCGCTGGAGATCAAGATTGACAATCTTGCCCATGAGATCTCCAGGCGGGGAGGTGAGCATAAAGGCCCAAGTTTAGCCAGTTGGTTGAAAGCCGCAAGGGAGATTCTGTCCGAGGATTCTGAACGGCCGCAATTAACTGCCTAAAGCCTGTTTGCTTGGTTCGAGAGTTTTAATCGGGTCCTTATTTCCACGCCGGAATTCTGACTATTCAAAATGTTTTCTATCTTCTGAAGCTGAGTTTCTGTTGGTGACGGCGGGGATGACTACGGGGGACGGATAGACTCGGTATTTTTGATTCGGACTTCCATCAGAAACCTAGGAGAATTATCTTGGTTTTTAGAAAAATACTCAGTATTCGTCTTACTACTTTATAAAGGACCGAGTAGCTATATTCATAGCTTTCATACAATTTTTTCGTGCAAAGGAAGGAGCTCCGCCCTATGTCTCAATCCCATGCCTTATGGTCCGTGATTCTCGCCGGTGGGAAGGGGGAACGAACGCGTCCGTTTATTGAACGATGGTTAGGCTATCCCAAACCCAAACAGTACTGTGCATTCGTGGGAAACCGGTCGATGCTGCAACACACCTTAGACCGTGCGGATCGCCTTGGGGCTCCTCATAAAAAAATCACGGTGGTGGCCCAAACCCATCAAGGGTTCGCGGGTGAGGCCTTAGGAGGTCAGCGGGCAGGACAAGTGATTCTTGAACCGAACTATTGCGGCACCGCCTCCGGGATGTTTCTCCCTCTCACCTATGTCCGGGCATGGGATCCTAGTGCCACAGTGGTCATTTTTCCTTCTGACCATTTTGTGTTTCCGGAAAATCGTTTTCTTGAATTGGTTCGGCGTGCCATAAGCGGGAGTCGTATTCTTCAGGATCGACTCCTGTTGTTGGGGGTACGTCCCACTCATCTTGAATTGGACTATGGCTGGATGAATGTGGGGGGGGTATTGGGCTGGAGTGGAGGATCGTGTATTCGGCAAGTCGATTCATTTGTTGAGCAACTGGACCACATTCAGGCCCTCAATGCCATG
This region includes:
- a CDS encoding response regulator transcription factor, which codes for MVTRPRILLADDHALVLEGLAKLVTEDCDLVGKVEDGRALIQAAQKLEPDVIVLDISMPKLNGLDAARQLKKLLPSIKLIFLTMHADPLYAKEAFQIGASGFLLKRSAASELMQAINAVMKGQYYVTPAIAKDFLSTFTQEMPAPQDEASSLTPRQREVLQLIAEGYSTKEMATILHVSPKTIEFHRAKIFRELNCQSTAELTRYAITHGLVSPE
- a CDS encoding response regulator transcription factor, which gives rise to MKGQVPVPVSHPSYPSSCAGKSSRDLPRIMLADDHPMVLEGVAKLVEDFGVVVGKVEDGRLLIEVASHLNPDVVIMDISMPSLNGLESARHLQKLVPRSKIIFLTMHADPAYITAAFEAGASGYLMKRSAGSELQLAVKTVLAGRRYVTPLALRGEVSLNDFLGGEKSLFKLLIPRQREVLQLIAEGRSTKAIATLLNISTKTVEFHKAKVMETLGMHTIPELTQFAVAQGLVEK
- a CDS encoding response regulator, coding for MNHLFSSSPSAENLMNTAAVPLRPGRFEKGLALQFLSGQYSGWPVVDSTREILGVVTELRLLQACSRVNSLDELMVEDTMSTPVFVFEQDPLDVVMKLMVQSQVLRMPVVRERQLVGVISRGDVLRYSLPLSSPASQFVFSCGWCERVYDPSERLIGTDDWQTLDAYLSSHQLTFSDIEPAQTYCPSCLEILQALQTTSHGSSRAGTVVHQEVRPCLLVVDDDPSIAGLLVQALQEWGYEVLVARNGREGLDLLGGRCVDGILLDMHMPIMDGRTMLDELRWLGHQMPVLMMSGASETSLLRRMLQEGAQGFFLKPFHLASVQQACRKIFQNDEDKAEVSSRFHVA
- a CDS encoding sugar phosphate nucleotidyltransferase; the protein is MSQSHALWSVILAGGKGERTRPFIERWLGYPKPKQYCAFVGNRSMLQHTLDRADRLGAPHKKITVVAQTHQGFAGEALGGQRAGQVILEPNYCGTASGMFLPLTYVRAWDPSATVVIFPSDHFVFPENRFLELVRRAISGSRILQDRLLLLGVRPTHLELDYGWMNVGGVLGWSGGSCIRQVDSFVEQLDHIQALNAMAKGALWNTSVIVGKVSTIWRLGWQFVPAIMERFERLGKAIGSTHEGRMLRQLYQKMPILDVSTEFLQRVPERLGMIELEDVLWSDWEGSDRIRHTLNVIGKEPAFPSELVTMPCSSSHALSFLEVTR